The genomic window GATATATGCTGTGAGACAATGATTCTATTGCAAAAATTATGAGACTTGCAACAAAAACACCTGCGAATATTGAAGTAATCCGATTGATCATTTTTTAGATACTAGAAGGCAAAAATAATTTTTTTATTTTAAAACCATGCATCTTGAAAGTGTTCTAACTTTACAAGTTTACTGTTTTTTAAAATAATTGCAATGACATCAAATCTAATTTCCCAGTTATGTTTAATTTTTTCCATATATACTGGAGCTGCTTCAGAAATTAGTTTTTGTTTGTGGTTACTTACAAATTCCTCTGGGGAACCAAAAAAATCATATGCTCTTGTTTTAACTTCTACAAAAACAAGTATTTGCCCATCCTTGGCTATGATGTCGATTTCTGCTCTTCCTGTTCGCCAATTGCAATCCATGATCTGAAAGTTCTTGGCTCTTAAGAACTCCCGAGCAATTTTTTCACCTTGAGTACCTTTTTGCAGATTGGACACCATTTTAGAATATGACTTAAAAATAATAAAATTTTGAAATTGCCTTAATTCTAATTGAAATTACTGGAGTATGTAATAAGGAAAATTTATTTTTATTTGGATTGAAATCCTTTGTTGCGAATTAATAGGGACAAAATTTTGGGTCAGCTCAAATTGGTGTTTTTTTGAAAAAAAAGTTCATTCCTCTTTAAAAAAAATAATTATTCTGACTTAGCAGGATTTTTCAAAACTTGAAATATATTTGTTGTCCCAAAAATAGCGCTTCAACTTTAACTGGTTCGAAGTAAGCCTCTACATATGTAGATAACCAAAGCAGACTCTTTTAAAAGACGAAATAGCTAAAATTCAAACTCATTGTTATTTTTTCGTCATATTAAAGATGTCAATAATATATAAACGCTTAGTACTCTTAGTTTTCTTGATTTTAGTGGCTGTTGATTCCAATGCGCAATTTGGATGCGACCCTAGTCCGATGCTCAATATGCATACTGTCAATTTACCCGCTGTTGGTAATATGGTGAGCATCAATACAAGCAGAGATGGAACAAACTGTTGTGGAGGTGCATCAAGATGTGTGCTATTCAAAGTGTATTTGGGTAGTGGTCTGTGCCTCACCATGAATATTCCAACTCCGGGTTCCACAATGGTATGGAAAGATAATTGCTCAATGCCACTTACCAATTTCAACAATATTAAGCCAGCATCTGGGGATTCAATCAGAATTCTAGTTTGTAAACCTGGTGCTGACAAGGAAACTTATAAATTCACAGCAGTTTCTTGTTGCGTGCTCGATGTAAGCTGCCCTTCCTCAAATGGTGGATTGTATGGATGTAGAGAGTCTTTTCCAGTACCTGTGACGGATACCATGGGTTTTCGCTTATTGGGTGGTTTAGTCCGAAATTTTTGTGATTCTGTGAAAATTACTTCCCAAGATTCTTTTAACACTGGAAAAGGTTGCATAGGAGATACTATGATACTTTATAGGACCTACAAAATTAAAGATAGCAGAGATTCCGTTTTGTGTCGAATTCTCTATAGGGCTGTTGATTCTCAGGCACCTATGATTTCTTGCCCACCCAATGTCACAATCAGCTGCGCAGCTGATACAAGTGCTATAGTACGAGGTTTTGCTACGGCCACAGATAATTGTGAACCATCTGCAGGAATCAAGATCATGCGCAGGGACAGCATCGTGGCAGGTGCCTGTGCGAATGCGAAATTTATCTACCGGATCTGGACGGCTACTGACAGCTGTGGCAATGCGAGCAATTGCACGCAATTGATCACCACAGAGGACAATACAGCACCAATGATAACTTGTCCTGCGGATCTGACGATCAGCTGTGAAGCGGATACGAGTGCTGCGGTACGAGGTTTTGCTACAGCTACGGACAATTGCGACCCTGCGGGAGGAATAGAAATTATACACAGGGACAGCATCGTCGCTGGGGCCTGTGCGAATGAGAAATTTATCTACCGGATCTGGACGGCTACGGACAGCTGTGGCAATGCGAGCAATTGCACGCAATTGATCACCACAGAGGACAATACAGCACCAATGATAAGCTGCCCAGCCAACGTTACGATTAGTTGCGCTGCGGATACAAGTGCTATTGCCCGTGGCTTTGCGACAGCTACGGACAATTGCGACCCTGCAGGAGGAATAGAGATTATACGCAGGGACAGCATCGTCTCTGGGGCTTGTGCGAATGAGAAATTTATCTACCGGATCTGGACGGCTACGGACAGCTGTGGCAATGCGAGTAGATGCACGCAATTGATCACCACAGAGGACAATACATTACCAATGATAACATGCCCTGCGGACCTTACGATCAGCTGTGAAGCGGATACGAGTGCTGCGGTACGAGGCTTTGCGACAGCTACGGACAATTGCGACCCTGCAGGAGGAATAGAGATTATACACAGGGACAGCATCGTCTCTGGGGCTTGTGCGAATGAGAAATTTATCTACCGGATCTGGACAGCTACGGACAGCTGTGGCAATGCGAGCAATTGCACGCAATTGATCACCACAGAGGACAATACGGCACCAATGATAACTTGCCCTGCCGACCTTACGATCAGCTGTGAAGCGGATACGAGTGCTGCAGTAAGAGGTTTTGCGACGGCTACGGACAATTGCGACCCTGCAGGAGGAATAGAGATTATACGCAGGGACAGCATCGTGGCAGGTGCCTGTGCGAATGGGAAATTTATCTACCGGATCTGGACGGCTACGGACAGTTGTGGCAATGCGAGCAAATGCATTCAGTTGATCACTACAGAGGACAATACAGCACCAATGATAAGCTGTCCAGCAAACGCTACGATCAGCTGTGAAGCGGATACGAGTGCTGTGGTACGAGGCTTTGCGACGGCTACGGACAATTGCGACCCTGCAGGAGGAATAGAAATTATACACAGGGACAGCATCGTCTCTGGGGCTTGTGCGAATGCGAAATTTATCTACCGGATCTGGACTGCAACTGACAGTTGTGGCAATTCGAGTAGATGCACGCAATTGATCACCACAGAGGACAATACAGCACCAATGATAACTTGTCCTGCGGATCTGACGATCAGCTGTGATGGGGATACGAGTGCTGCAGTAAGAGGTTTTGCTACAGCTACGGACAATTGCGACCCTGCAGGAGGAATAGAAATTATACACAGGGACAGCATCGTCGCTGGGGCCTGTGCGAATGAGAAATTTATCTACCGGATCTGGACGGCTACGGACAGCTGTGGCAATGCGAGCAATTGCACGCAATTGATCACCACAGAGGACAATACAGCACCAATGATAAGCTGCCCAGCCAACGTTACGATTAGTTGCGCTGCGGATACGAGTGCTGCAGTAAGAGGTTTTGCGACGGCTACGGACAATTGCGACCCTGCGGGAGGAATAGAGATTATACGCAGGGACAGCATCGTGGCAGGTGCCTGTGCGAATGAGAAATTTATCTACCGGATCTGGACGGCTACGGACAGCTGTGGCAATGCGAGTAGATGCACGCAATTGATCACCACAGAGGACAATACAGCACCAATGATAACTTGCCCTGCGGATCTGACGATCAGCTGTGATGCGGATACGAGTGCTGCAGTAAGAGGTTTTGCGACGGCTACGGACAATTGCGACCCTGCAGGAGGAATAGAAATTAAACACAGGGACAGCATCGTCTCTGGGGCTTGTGCGAATGCGAAATTTATCTACCGGATCTGGACAGCTACGGACAGCTGTGGCAATGCGAGTAGGTGTACACAGTTGATCACTACAGAAGACAATACGGCACCAATGATAACTTGCCCTGCGGACCTTACGATCAGCTGTGAAGCGGATACGAGTGCTGCGGTACGAGGCTTTGCTACGGCTACGGACAATTGCGACCCTGCAGAAGGAATAGAGATTATACGCAGGGACAGCATCGTGGCAGGTGCCTGTTCGAATGAGAAATTTATCTACCGGATCTGGACGGCTACGGACAGCTGTGGCAATGCGAGCAATTGCACGCAATTGATCACCACAGAGGACAATACAGCACCAATGATAAGCTGCCCAGCCAACGTTACGATTAGTTGCGCTGCGGATACAAGTGCTATTGCCCGTGGCTTTGCGACGGCTACGGACAATTGCGACCCTGCGGGAGGAATAGAGATTATACGCAGGGACAGCATCGTGGCAGGTGCCTGTGCGAATGAGAAATTTATCTACCGGATCTGGACTGCAACTGACAGTTGTGGCAATTCGAGTAGATGCACGCAATTGATCACCACAGAGGACAATACAGCACCAATGATAACTTGCCCTGCGGATCTGACGATCAGCTGTGATGCGGATACGAGTGCTGCAGTAAGAGGTTTTGCGACGGCTACGGACAATTGCGACCCTGCAGGAGGAATAGAGATTATACGCAGGGACAGCATCGTGGCAGGTGCCTGTGCGAATGAGAAATTTATCTACCGGATCTGGACGGCTACGGACAGCTGTGGCAATGCGAGTAGGTGTACACAGTTGATCACTACAGAAGACAATACGGCACCAATGATAAGCTGTCCAGCAAACGCTACGATCAGCTGTGAAGCGGATACGAGTGCTACGGTACGAGGCTTTGCGACAGCTACGGACAATTGCGACCCTGCAGGAGGAATAGAGATTATACGCAGGGACAGCATCGTGGCAGGTGCCTGTGCGAATGAGAAATTTATCTACCGGATATGGACGGCTACTGACAGCTGTGGCAATGCGAGCAGATGCACGCAATTGATCACAACAGAAGACAATACGGCACCAATGATAACTTGCCCTGCCGACCTGACGATCAGCTGTGATGGGGATACGAGTGCTGCAGTAAGAGGTTTTGCTACGGCTACGGACAATTGCGACCCTGCAGGAGGAATAGAGATTATACGCAGGGACAGCATCGTGGCAGGGGCTTGTGCGAATGAGAAATTTATCTACCGGATCTGGACGGCTACGGACAGCTGTGGCAATTCGAGTAGATGCACGCAATTGATCACCACAGAAGACAATACAGCACCAATGATAAGCTGCCCAGCAAACGCTACGATCAGCTGTGAAGCGGATACGAGTGCTGTGGTACGAGGCTTTGCGACGGCTACGGACAATTGCGACCCTGCAGGAGGAATAGAAATTAAACACAGGGACAGCATCGTCTCTGGGGCTTGTGCGAATGCGAAATTTATCTACCGGATCTGGACAGCTACGGACAGCTGTGGCAATGCAAGCAGCTGCACGCAATTGATCACCACAGAAGACAATACGGCACCAATGATAAGCTGTCCAGCAAACGCTACGATCAGCTGTGAAGCGGATACGAGTGCTGTGGTACGAGGCTTTGCGACGGCTACGGACAATTGCGACCCTGCAGGAGGAATAGAAATTATACACAGGGACAGCATCGTCTCTGGGGCTTGTGCGAATGAGAAATTTATCTACCGGATCTGGACTGCAACTGACAGTTGTGGCAATTCGAGTAGATGCACGCAATTGATCACCACAGAGGACAATACAGCACCAATGATAACTTGTCCTGCGGATCTGACGATCAGCTGTGAAGCGGATACGAGTGCTGCGGTACGAGGCTTTGCGACAGCTACGGACAATTGCGACCCTGCAGGAGGAATAGAGATTATACGCAGGGACAGCATCGTGGCAGGCGCCTGTGCGAATGAGAAATTTATCTACCGGATCTGGACGGCTACGGACAGCTGTGGCAATTCGAGTAGATGCATTCAGTTGATCACCACAGAGGACAATACAGCACCAATGATAACTTGCCCTGCGGATCTGACGATCAGCTGTGAAGCGGATACGAGTGCTGCAGTAAGAGGTTTCGCGACTGCTACGGACAATTGCGACCCTGCAGGAGGAATAGAGATTATACGCAGGGACAGCATCGTGGCAGGCGCCTGTTCGAATGAGAAATTTATCTACCGGATATGGACGGCTACGGACAGCTGTGGCAATGCGAGTAGGTGTACACAGTTGATCACTACAGAAGACAATACGGCACCAATGATAACTTGCCCTGCGGACCTTACGATCAGCTGTGAAGCGGATACGAGTGCTGCGGTACGAGGCTTTGCTACGGCTACGGACAATTGCGACCCTGCAGGAGGAATAGAGATTATACGCAGGGACAGCATCGTGGCAGGCGCCTGTTCGAATGAGAAATTTATCTACCGCATCTGGACAGCTACGGACAGCTGTGGCAATTCGAGTAGATGCACGCAATTGATCACCACAGAGGACAATACAGCACCAATGATAACTTGTCCTGCGGATCTGACGATCAGCTGTGATGGGGATACGAGTGCTGCAGTAAGAGGTTTTGCTACAGCTACGGACAATTGCGACCCTGCAGGAGGAATAGAGATTATACGCAGGGACAGCATCGTGGCAGGCGCCTGTGCGAATGAGAAATTTATCTACCGGATCTGGACGGCTACGGACAGCTGTGGCAATTCGAGTAGATGCATTCAGTTGATCACCACAGAGGACAATACAGCACCAATGATAACTTGCCCTGCGGATCTGACGATCAGCTGTGAAGCGGATACGAGTGCTGCAGTAAGAGGCTTTGCGACGGCTACGGACAATTGCGACCCTGCGGGAGGAATAGAAATTATACACAGGGACAGCATCGTCTCCGGTACCTGTGCGAATGAGAAATTTATCTACCGGATTTGGACTGCAACTGACAGTTGTGGCAATTCGAGTAGATGCACGCAATTGATCACCACAGAGGACAATACAGCACCAATGATAACTTGCCCTGCCGACCCGACGATCAGCTGTGATGCGGATACGAGTGCTGCAGTAAGAGGTTTCGCGACTGCTACGGACAATTGCGACCCTGCAGGAGGAATAGAGATTATACGCAGGGACAGCATCGTGGCAGGTGCCTGTGCGAATGAGAAATTTATCTACCGGATCTGGACGGCTACTGACAGTTGTGGCAATTCGAGTAGATGCACGCAATTGATCACCACAGAGGACAATACAGCACCAATGATAACTTGCCCTGCCGACCCGACGATCAGCTGTGATGCGGATACGAGTGCTGCAGTAAGAGGTTTCGCTACAGCTACGGACAATTGCGACCCTGCAGGAGGAATAGAAATTATACACAGGGACAGCATCGTCGCTGGGGCCTGTGCGAATGAGAAATTTATCTACCGGATCTGGACGGCTACGGACAGCTGTGGCAATGCGAGCAATTGCACGCAATTGATCACCACAGAAGACAATACGGCACCAATGATAACATGCCCTGCGGACCTGACGATCAGCTGTGAAGCGGATACGAGTGCTGCGGTACGAGGCTTTGCGACGGCTACGGACAATTGCGACCCTGCAGGAGGAATAGAGATTATACGCAGGGACAGCATCGTGGCAGGCGCCTGTTCGAATGAGAAATTTATCTACCGGATCTGGACGGCTACGGACAGTTGTGGCAATGCAAGCAAATGCATTCAGTTGATCACCACAGAGGACAATACATTACCAATAATAACTTGCCCTGCCGACCTTACGATCAGCTGTGAAGCGGATACGAGTGCTACGGTAAGAGGCTTTGCGACAGCTACGGACAATTGCGACCCTGCAGGAGGAATAGAGATTATACGCAGGGACAGCATCGTGGCAGGTGCCTGTTCGAATGAGAAATTTATCTACCGGATCTGGACAGCTACGGACAGCTGTGGCAATTCGAGTAGATGCACGCAATTGATCACCACAGAAGACAATACGGCACCAATGATAACTTGCCCTGCGGACCTGACGATCAGCTGTGATGGGGATACGAGTGCTGCGGTACGAGGTTTTGCTACGGCTATTGACAATTGCGACCCGGTGGGAGGAATAGAGATTATACGCAGGGACAGCATCGTCTCTGGGGCTTGTGCGAATGAGAAATTTATCTACCGGATCTGGACTGCAACTGACAGTTGTGGCAATTCGAGTAGATGCACGCAATTGATCACCACAGAGGACAATACAGCACCAATGATAACATGCCCTGCTGATCTGACGATCAGCTGTGATGCGGATACGAGTGCTGCAGTAAGAGGTTTTGCGACGGCTACGGACAATTGCGACCCTGCAGGAGGAATAGAAATTAAACACAGGGACAGCATCGTCTCTGGGGCTTGTGCGAATGCGAAATTTATCTACCGGATCTGGACAGCTACGGACAGCTGTGGCAATTCGAGTAGATGCACGCAATTGATCACCACAGAAGACAATACGGCACCAATGATAAGCTGTCCAGCAAACGCTACGATCAGCTGTGAAGCGGATACGAGTGCTGTGGTACGAGGCTTTGCGACGGCTACGGACGATTGCGACCCTGCAGGAGGAATAGAAATTATACACAGGGACAGCATCGTCTCTGGGGCTTGTGCGAATGCGAAATTTATCTACCGGATCTGGACTGCAACTGACAGTTGTGGCAATTCGAGTAGATGCACGCAATTGATCACCACAGAGGACAATACAGCACCAATGATAACTTGCCCTGCGGACCTTACGATCAGCTGTGAAGCGGATACGAGTGCTGCGGTACGAGGCTTTGCTACGGCTACGGACAATTGCGACCCTGCAGGAGGAATAGAGATTATACGCAGGGACAGCATCGTGGCAGGCGCCTGTTCGAATGAGAAATTTATCTACCGCATCTGGACAGCTACGGACAGCTGGCAATTCGAGTAGATGCACGCAATTGATCACCACAGAGGACAATACAGCACCAATGATAACTTGTCCTGCGGATCTGACGATCAGCTGTGATGGGGATACGAGTGCTGCAGTAAGAGGTTTTGCTACAGCTACGGACAATTGCGACCCTGCAGGAGGAATAGAGATTATACGCAGGGACAGCATCGTGGCAGGCGCTTGTGCGAATGAGAAATTTATCTACCGGATTTGGACTGCAACTGACAGTTGTGGCAATTCGAGTAGATGCACGCAATTGATCACCACAGAGGACAATACAGCACCAATGATAACTTGCCCTGCCGACCCGACGATCAGCTGTGATGCGGATACGAGTGCTGCAGTAAGAGGTTTTGCGACGGCTACGGACAATTGCGACCCTGCAGGAGGAATAGAGATTATACGCAGGGACAGCATCGTGGCAGGCGCCTGTTCGAATGAGAAATTTATCTACCGGATATGGACGGCTACGGACAGCTGTGGCAATGCGAGTAGGTGTACACAGTTGATCACTACAGAAGACAATACGGCACCAATGATAACTTGCCCTGCGGACCTTACGATCAGCTGTGAAGCGGATACGAGTGCTGCGGTACGAGGCTTTGCTACGGCTACGGACAATTGCGACCCTGCAGGAGGAATAGAGATTATACGCAGGGACAGCATCGTGGCAGGCGCCTGTTCGAATGAGAAATTTATCTACCGCATCTGGACAGCTACGGACAGCTGTGGCAATTCGAGTAGATGCACGCAATTGATCACCACAGAGGACAATACAGCACCAATGATAACTTGTCCTGCGGATCTGACGATCAGCTGTGATGGGGATACGAGTGCTGCAGTAAGAGGTTTTGCTACAGCTACGGACAATTGCGACCCTGCAGGAGGAATAGAGATTATACGCAGGGACAGCATCGTGGCAGGCGCTTGTGCGAATGCGAAATTTATCTACCGGATCTGGACTGCAACTGACAGTTGTGGCAATTCGAGTAGATGCACGCAATTGATCACCACAGAGGACAATACAGCACCAATGATAACTTGTCCTGCGGATCTGACGATCAGCTGTGATGGGGATACGAGTGCTGCAGTAAGAGGTTTTGCTACAGCTACGGACAATTGCGACCCTGCAGGAGGAATAGAAATTAAACACAGGGACAGCATCGTCTCTGGTGCCTGTGCGAATGAGAAATTTATCTACCGGATATGGACGGCTACGGACAGCTGTGGCAATGCGAGTAGGTGTACACAGTTGATCACTACAGAAGACAATACGGCACCAATGATAACTTGCCCTGCGGACCTTACGATCAGCTGTGAAGCGGATACGAGTGCTGCGGTACGAGGCTTTGCTACGGCTACGGACAATTGCGACCCTGCAGGAGGAATAGAGATTATACGCAGGGACAGCATCGTCTCTGGGGCTTGTGCGAATGAGAAATTTATCTACCGGATCTGGACAGCTACGGACAGCTGTGGCAATTCGAGTAGATGCACGCAATTGATCACCACAGAGGACAATACAGCACCAATGATAACTTGTCCTGCGGATCTGACGATCAGCTGTGATGGGGATACGAGTGCTGCAGTAAGAGGTTTTGCTACAGCTACGGACAATTGCGACCCTGCAGGAGGAATAGAGATTATACGCAGGGACAGCATCGTGGCAGGCGCTTGTGCGAATGAGAAATTTATCTACCGGATTTGGACTGCAACTGACAGTTGTGGCAATTCGAGTAGATGCACGCAATTGATCACTACAGAAGACAATACGGCACCAATGATAACTTGCCCTGCCGACCTTACGATCAGCTGTGAAGCGGATACGAGTGCTACGGTAAGAGGCTTTGCGACAGCTACGGACAATTGCGACCCTGCAGGAGGAATAGAGATTATACGCAGGGACAGCATCGTGGCAGGTGCCTGTGCGAATGAGAAATTTATCTACCGGATCTGGACGGCTACGGACAGCTGTGGCAATGCGAGTAGGTGTACACAGTTGATCACTACAGAAGACAATACGGCACCAATGATAAGCTGTCCAGCAAACGCTACGATCAGCTGTGAAGCGGATACGAGTGCTACGGTAAGAGGCTTTGCGACTGCTACGGACAATTGCGACCCTGCAGGAGGAATAGAGATTATACGCAGGGACAGCATCGTGGCAGGTGCCTGTGCGAATGAGAAATTTATCTACCGGATCTGGACGGCTACGGACAGTTGTGGCAATTCGAGTAGATGCACGCAATTGATCACCACAGAGGACAATACAGCACCAATGATAACTTGTCCTGCGGATCTGACGATCAGCTGTGATGCGGATACGAGTGCTGCAGTAAGAGGTTTTGCTACAGCTACAGACAATTGCGACCCTGCAGGAGGAATAGAGATTATACGCAGGGACAGCATCGTGGCAGGCG from Saprospiraceae bacterium includes these protein-coding regions:
- a CDS encoding YraN family protein, whose product is MVSNLQKGTQGEKIAREFLRAKNFQIMDCNWRTGRAEIDIIAKDGQILVFVEVKTRAYDFFGSPEEFVSNHKQKLISEAAPVYMEKIKHNWEIRFDVIAIILKNSKLVKLEHFQDAWF